One Camelina sativa cultivar DH55 chromosome 3, Cs, whole genome shotgun sequence genomic window carries:
- the LOC104760836 gene encoding protein NETWORKED 3A-like encodes MDSSKWWWIGNHNTTNFSPWLHSTLSELDEKTKQMLRVIDEDADSFAARAEMYYKRRPELVAVVEEFYRSHRSLVERYDLLRPSSVHKHGSSDFHDKSSSTCDDVSSWSEACETHEEYAESEVDDGERKWVDDEGEINGIVEEMESSQVGYGEDNGDYEMMKEEIERLREENKVYRGMVMEKDEEKREAIRQMSLAIQMLKEENSDLKKRVPTVVAAKNKEGDSSSQRKQHMWKPFEGLWGKVVGNWVLPNTDSTARELMTL; translated from the exons ATGGACTCATCAAAATGGTGGTGGATTGGAAATCACAACACCACTAATTTCTCTCCTTGGCTTCATTCTACTCTCTCTg AATTGGATGAAAAGACAAAGCAAATGCTGAGAGTGATTGATGAGGATGCGGATTCTTTCGCCGCAAGAGCTGAGATGTATTATAAGAGGCGACCTGAGCTTGTAGCCGTGGTGGAAGAATTCTACCGTTCTCATCGCTCCTTGGTCGAGAGGTACGACTTGTTGAGACCTTCTTCTGTGCACAAACATGGCTCATCAGATTTTCATGACAAGTCGTCATCAACTTGTGATGATGTGTCTTCTTGGTCTGAGGCTTGCGAGACTCATGAAGAGTACGCAGAGTCTGAAGTAGATGACGGTGAAAGGAAATGGGTTGATGATGAAGGTGAAATCAATGGCATTGTCGAGGAGATGGAATCATCGCAAGTCGGTTATGGTGAAGATAATGGAGATTATGAGATGATGAAGGAAGAGATAGAGAGGCTGAGAGAGGAGAATAAGGTTTACAGGGGAATGGTGAtggagaaagatgaagagaagagagaagctATAAGGCAAATGAGTTTAGCAATACAAATGCTTAAAGAAGAGAACTCAGATCTCAAGAAACGTGTTCCTACTGTTGTTGCTGCAAAGAATAAGGAAGGTGATAGTAGTTCTCAAAGGAAGCAACACATGTGGAAGCCATTTGAAGGGTTGTGGGGGAAAGTAGTAGGAAACTGGGTTCTTCCAAACACAGATTCTACTGCCAGAGAGCTCATGACTCTTTAG
- the LOC104760854 gene encoding coproporphyrinogen-III oxidase 1, chloroplastic → MASHSSTLLSSPTFAPFSSHRLHHSPNLSTLRFSNPIRSNKPNLALRCSVSIEKEVPETERPFTFLRDSDDSSQSSSSSSSVRARFENMIRSAQDSVCEAIEAIEGGPKFKEDVWSRPGGGGGISRVLQDGNVFEKAGVNVSVVYGVMPPEAYRAAKGSASDQKPGPVPFFAAGVSSVLHPKNPFAPTLHFNYRYFETDAPKDVPGAPRQWWFGGGTDFTPAYIFEEDVKHFHSIQKQACDKFDPSFYPRFKKWCDDYFYIQHRDERRGLGGIFFDDLNDYDQEMLLSFSTECANSVVPAYIPIVEKRKDMEFTEQHKAWQQLRRGRYVEFNLVYDRGTTFGLKTGGRIESILVSLPLSARWEYDHKPEEGTEEWKLLDACINPKEWI, encoded by the exons ATGGCTTCTCACTCTTCGACGCTCCTCTCTTCTCCTACCTTCGCTCCTTTCTCCTCTCATCGTCTCCATCATTCTCCCAATCTCTCTACTCTCCGCTTCTCCAATCCAATCAGGAGCAACAAACCAAATCTCGCCTTGCGATGTTCAGTCTCGATTGAGAAAGAAGTCCCCGAAACTGAACGACCCTTTACTTTCCTTAGGGATTCTGATGACTcctctcaatcttcttcttcttcttcttccgtcaGGGCTCGTTTCGAGAATATGATTAGGTCTGCTCAAGACAGTGTTTGTGAGGCCATTGAAGCTATTGAAGGCGGTCCTAAGTTTAAAGAAGATGTTTGGTCTCGACCTGGTGGAGGCGGTGGGATCAGTCGTGTTTTGCAGGATGGTAATGTCTTTGAGAAAGCTGGTGTTAATGTCTCTGTCGTTTACGGTGTTATGCCTCCTGAAGCTTATAGAGCTGCAAAGGGCTCAGCTTCTGATCAGAAACCTGGTCCAGTTCCCTTCTTCGCCGCTGGAGTTAGCTCT GTTTTGCATCCCAAGAACCCTTTTGCCCCAACTCTGCATTTCAATTATCGTTATTTCGAGACAGATGCTCCAAAGG ATGTTCCTGGAGCTCCGAGGCAATGGTGGTTTGGTGGTGGCACTGATTTCACTCCTGCTTATATCTTTGAAGAAGATGTCAAGCATTTCCATTCG ATTCAAAAGCAAGCATGTGACAAATTCGACCCTTCCTTCTATCCCCGATTCAAGAAGTGGTGTGATGACTACTTTTACATCCAG CACCGTGATGAGAGACGAGGACTTGGAGGGATATTTTTTGATGATCTTAATGACTATGATCAGGAAATGCTTCTCTCATTTTCCACTG AATGTGCAAACTCAGTGGTACCGGCTTATATACCTATAGTAGAGAAAAGGAAAGACATGGAATTCACAGAGCAGCACAAAGCATGGCAACAGTTGCGAAGAGGGCGATATGTCGAATTCAACTTG GTATATGATCGTGGAACAACATTTGGTCTGAAGACAGGAGGACGAATAGAGAGCATTCTCGTTTCTCTTCCGCTTTCAGCAAGATGGGAATATGATCAT AAACCGGAAGAGGGCACCGAAGAGTGGAAGCTATTGGATGCTTGTATCAACCCCAAGGAGTGGATCTAG